Proteins encoded in a region of the Prochlorothrix hollandica PCC 9006 = CALU 1027 genome:
- a CDS encoding DUF4912 domain-containing protein: MVSKHPPLEDMTLRQLRRVASGHNIARYSRMRKSQLLTAIRQLEQTDVVPNIPRRLEAQEEVEAAKFNLGPSATVGVSQVSLNALSSVDEGLPVLPEGYGESRIILIPRDPLWAYVYWDVPNDHREHLRRLGGQDLKLRVYDVTQIDLDTQQPHALLEYACDEMARDWYLPIAVSDRDYLVEIGYTSRDGGWLVLARSTPIHMPPVYPSEWAEEHFVAVQWHDDLVDRQVYVLNPPNGLVGSDVASLGARHFQSHNPSSSHQLQPASSHTNGAGYLQGLVALSSGTGTPATRATRPEGVASWETSPLTPPSPNALNPTSPSRGGNPGNPEQTGWVQPTKERPSGLPASSANGRDRRSSSPVTRPQWSIAAQGTAYALALTVSTSDRWGWWPTLDLSWADVPLPSLKTVAVAALTWGKRWFVSG; this comes from the coding sequence ATGGTTAGCAAACATCCCCCCTTAGAAGATATGACCCTGCGGCAGTTGCGGCGGGTGGCCAGTGGCCATAACATCGCCCGCTATAGCCGGATGCGGAAGTCCCAACTGTTGACGGCCATTCGCCAACTGGAGCAAACTGATGTAGTACCCAATATTCCCCGCCGCTTAGAGGCCCAGGAAGAAGTGGAAGCGGCCAAGTTTAATCTGGGACCCAGCGCAACGGTTGGGGTCAGCCAAGTTTCCCTCAATGCCTTGAGTTCTGTCGATGAGGGGTTGCCAGTCTTACCGGAAGGCTATGGGGAAAGTCGCATTATTTTGATTCCCCGTGATCCCCTCTGGGCCTATGTCTACTGGGATGTGCCCAATGATCACCGAGAGCATCTGCGCCGTCTGGGGGGCCAGGATCTGAAGCTGCGGGTCTATGATGTGACCCAAATTGACCTGGATACCCAGCAGCCCCATGCCCTCCTGGAATATGCCTGCGATGAAATGGCCCGGGATTGGTATTTGCCCATTGCGGTGAGCGATCGCGATTATCTCGTGGAAATTGGCTATACGTCCCGCGATGGGGGCTGGCTGGTGTTGGCCCGATCGACCCCCATCCACATGCCCCCCGTCTATCCGTCGGAGTGGGCCGAGGAACATTTTGTCGCGGTGCAATGGCACGATGATTTGGTCGATCGCCAGGTCTATGTCTTAAATCCCCCCAATGGCTTGGTGGGCAGTGACGTAGCTAGCTTAGGTGCCCGCCACTTCCAGTCCCACAACCCCAGTTCCAGCCACCAACTCCAGCCCGCCTCCTCCCACACCAACGGCGCAGGGTATCTTCAGGGACTGGTGGCCCTCTCGTCCGGGACCGGCACCCCTGCCACCCGTGCTACCCGCCCTGAGGGGGTGGCTTCCTGGGAGACCTCCCCGTTGACCCCTCCATCCCCCAACGCCTTGAACCCCACGTCCCCCAGCCGGGGCGGAAATCCAGGGAACCCGGAGCAGACGGGATGGGTTCAGCCCACCAAGGAGCGACCCAGTGGGCTTCCTGCTAGTTCTGCTAACGGCAGAGATCGCCGATCGTCATCCCCAGTGACCCGCCCCCAGTGGTCGATCGCGGCCCAAGGCACAGCCTATGCCCTGGCGCTGACGGTGAGCACCAGTGACCGCTGGGGTTGGTGGCCCACCCTGGATTTGTCCTGGGCCGATGTCCCCCTCCCCAGTCTCAAGACTGTCGCTGTGGCTGCGTTGACCTGGGGTAAGCGGTGGTTTGTTTCCGGTTAG
- a CDS encoding phospholipase D-like domain-containing protein, protein MRGRWQRWALVLGLGSLSGCSLGTDADPQLPPLPQDSLIQAYFNHSQAHRYREPYRRQRRSGDDLEQVLVESIAAAQTSVIVAVQELRLPLVAQALADRQRAGVRVRVVLENNYSSPIQDSPQSQGDDAEDRDRRRYQELVQLVDQNGDGQLSPEELSQGDALVILDQAGVPRLDDTADGSKGSGLMHHKFVVIDGRTVITGSANFTPSGTHGDFSSAASRGNANHLLRITSPELAAVLTQEFDLLWGDGPGGKPDSRFGLKKPRRAPKTVNVGSTALTVHFSPTSPSVGWPNSSNGLIGATLAKAQTQVDLALFVFSEQPLANILQTRHQQGVRLRVLIDGGFAFQDYSEGLDLLGVTLGQANCQGEAGNQPWAQPITTVGVSQLPEGDLLHHKFGVIDGQTVITGSHNWSAAANHDNDETLLVLTNPTVAAHFNREFDRLYAIARLGLPKTVETKVQEYQQRCF, encoded by the coding sequence TTGCGCGGCAGGTGGCAACGGTGGGCCTTAGTGCTGGGGTTGGGGAGCCTCAGTGGCTGTAGCCTGGGAACCGATGCCGATCCCCAGCTTCCCCCATTACCCCAAGACTCCCTGATTCAGGCTTATTTCAACCATTCCCAGGCCCATCGCTACCGGGAACCCTACCGGCGGCAACGGCGATCGGGGGATGACCTAGAACAGGTGTTGGTGGAGTCGATCGCAGCGGCCCAAACCAGTGTGATCGTGGCGGTGCAAGAGTTGCGCCTGCCCCTGGTGGCTCAAGCCTTGGCCGATCGCCAACGGGCGGGGGTGCGGGTGCGGGTGGTGTTGGAAAATAACTACAGCAGCCCCATTCAGGACTCCCCCCAGTCCCAGGGGGATGATGCGGAAGATCGCGATCGTCGCCGCTACCAGGAACTGGTGCAACTGGTGGATCAGAACGGGGATGGCCAACTGTCCCCGGAGGAACTGAGCCAGGGGGATGCCCTCGTGATCTTGGATCAAGCCGGGGTGCCCCGCTTGGATGACACCGCTGATGGTTCCAAGGGTTCGGGACTAATGCACCATAAATTTGTTGTCATTGACGGACGCACCGTCATCACCGGATCCGCCAACTTCACCCCCAGCGGCACCCATGGGGACTTTAGCAGTGCGGCCAGTCGGGGCAATGCCAATCATCTCCTGCGCATCACTAGCCCTGAACTGGCGGCAGTCTTGACCCAAGAATTTGATCTGCTGTGGGGCGATGGCCCTGGGGGGAAGCCCGATAGCCGTTTCGGCCTGAAAAAGCCGCGCCGTGCCCCTAAAACCGTCAATGTGGGCAGTACTGCCCTAACCGTTCACTTTTCCCCCACGTCCCCTTCGGTGGGCTGGCCCAACAGTAGCAATGGTCTGATCGGAGCCACCTTGGCCAAGGCCCAAACCCAGGTCGATCTGGCCTTATTTGTCTTTTCGGAGCAGCCCCTGGCCAATATTCTCCAAACCCGCCATCAACAGGGGGTGCGCCTGCGGGTACTGATTGATGGGGGCTTTGCCTTCCAGGACTATAGTGAAGGGCTGGATCTGTTGGGGGTGACCCTGGGGCAAGCCAATTGTCAGGGGGAAGCGGGCAACCAACCCTGGGCGCAACCCATTACGACGGTGGGGGTGTCCCAGTTGCCGGAGGGGGATCTGTTACACCATAAGTTTGGGGTGATCGATGGCCAAACGGTGATCACGGGGTCCCACAACTGGAGCGCAGCGGCCAACCATGACAATGATGAAACCCTGCTGGTGTTGACCAATCCCACGGTAGCAGCCCATTTTAACCGGGAGTTCGATCGCCTGTACGCCATCGCCCGCCTGGGTCTCCCTAAAACCGTAGAAACGAAGGTGCAGGAGTATCAACAGCGCTGTTTTTAG
- a CDS encoding lytic transglycosylase domain-containing protein has product MLRPDKTRILLMVGGIGIIALAGAVGGRFLGLGTIPSTWSSVSTLLTLDNGGVEPVQTLGNLSPEELTDLARQSSSRVDRNRARYLLAQQLLPLRPADALEWIDGLEKDYPVLAPHILSLRAQLQGKLGNTTAATQTWQILLQDHGTSPVAAEALSALAQTDSRYRDRLIQEWPAHPLAVELALNTLEDPDAATPPANAPDRRALMLLVARHGLYTYQLPGILDRLVDQYSAELTPADWAAIGFAHWEKLNYPKAAKAYAKAEATPLHLYRAARSFQIAEQPESAITYYKKLVATFPQAPETAQGLAKLAPLLEERDLRAALPYWDQLYKTFPDSAAAALLGKAETLSLLGSQVSADQARQSVLSQYGDSDAAAELRWRQAQAQVKTKNLDKAAALAQTIQDRNPHSPIAPEAGFWAGRWWQTAGNNAKAKAVFEQVLRDHPDSYFAWRSAVFLNLPVGDFQSVWQVNPAVQVDPVPADLPAGSEALQELYQLGQYGDAWRLWQVELTNPVEPTVAEQFTDGLIRIGIGDYLDGIFMLDSLSFRTDPAEQTAVQDLHHGVIFWHNLYPFPFQDIIETWSSQRQVNPLLVTALMRQESRFMPGIESVAGAMGLMQVMPSTGDWIAGQVGLTGYDLREPDTNVSLGTWYLNYTHEEWQGNSMLAVASYNAGPGNVADWLDRYSLEDADLFVEDIPFGETQGYVKSVFENYWNYLRLYNPEISDLVGQYSPDHAKITLIHTDQSGKP; this is encoded by the coding sequence ATGTTGCGTCCAGACAAAACACGGATTCTGTTAATGGTGGGGGGAATTGGGATCATCGCCTTGGCGGGAGCCGTGGGGGGGCGGTTCTTGGGGTTGGGTACCATTCCCTCCACCTGGTCCTCGGTCTCAACGCTGCTGACCCTAGACAACGGCGGCGTTGAGCCGGTGCAAACCCTGGGGAACTTATCCCCAGAGGAACTCACCGATCTGGCCCGCCAGTCTTCTTCCCGCGTCGATCGCAATCGTGCCCGTTATCTCCTGGCCCAACAACTGCTGCCCCTGCGTCCTGCCGATGCCCTGGAGTGGATCGATGGCCTGGAGAAGGATTACCCGGTGCTGGCTCCCCATATCCTCAGCCTGCGGGCACAACTCCAGGGCAAACTGGGCAACACCACCGCCGCCACCCAAACCTGGCAAATCCTTTTGCAGGACCATGGCACCAGTCCCGTGGCCGCTGAAGCCCTCTCTGCTTTAGCCCAAACCGATAGCCGCTATCGCGATCGCCTGATCCAAGAGTGGCCCGCCCATCCCTTGGCGGTGGAACTGGCCCTCAACACCCTAGAAGATCCCGATGCCGCTACCCCACCAGCCAATGCCCCAGACCGCCGCGCCTTGATGTTGCTGGTGGCTCGCCATGGTCTCTACACCTACCAACTACCGGGGATTCTCGATCGCCTGGTGGATCAATACAGCGCCGAGTTAACCCCCGCTGACTGGGCCGCCATTGGGTTTGCCCACTGGGAGAAACTCAACTACCCGAAGGCCGCCAAAGCTTACGCTAAAGCCGAAGCGACTCCCCTCCATCTGTACCGAGCTGCCCGCAGTTTCCAGATTGCAGAACAACCAGAATCGGCTATTACCTACTACAAAAAGCTGGTGGCCACCTTTCCCCAGGCTCCCGAAACAGCCCAAGGGCTAGCTAAATTGGCCCCTTTGCTGGAGGAACGGGATCTGCGGGCCGCTTTGCCCTATTGGGATCAACTGTATAAAACCTTTCCCGACTCTGCTGCCGCCGCCCTCCTGGGCAAAGCGGAAACCCTGTCCTTGCTGGGGAGCCAAGTCTCAGCGGATCAAGCGCGACAGTCGGTGCTGAGTCAATATGGGGACTCGGATGCCGCCGCAGAGCTGCGCTGGCGACAGGCCCAGGCCCAGGTCAAAACCAAGAACTTAGATAAAGCTGCGGCCCTGGCCCAAACCATTCAGGATCGCAATCCCCACAGCCCGATCGCCCCGGAAGCAGGCTTTTGGGCCGGTCGCTGGTGGCAGACGGCGGGCAACAATGCCAAGGCCAAAGCTGTCTTTGAACAGGTGCTGCGGGATCACCCGGACTCCTATTTTGCATGGCGATCGGCGGTGTTTTTGAACTTACCCGTGGGGGATTTCCAATCCGTCTGGCAGGTAAACCCCGCTGTGCAGGTGGATCCCGTCCCCGCCGATCTCCCCGCTGGCTCCGAGGCGCTCCAGGAACTCTATCAACTGGGGCAATATGGGGATGCGTGGCGGTTGTGGCAGGTGGAGCTGACCAATCCCGTGGAACCCACCGTGGCCGAGCAATTTACCGATGGCTTAATCCGCATCGGCATTGGCGATTACCTGGATGGGATTTTCATGTTGGATAGTTTGAGTTTTCGCACGGATCCGGCGGAGCAAACGGCGGTGCAGGATCTGCACCACGGGGTTATTTTTTGGCACAATCTCTATCCCTTCCCGTTCCAGGACATTATCGAAACCTGGTCTAGCCAGCGCCAGGTCAATCCCCTGTTGGTGACGGCCCTCATGCGCCAGGAATCGCGGTTTATGCCGGGGATCGAGTCGGTGGCGGGGGCCATGGGGTTGATGCAGGTGATGCCCAGCACGGGGGACTGGATTGCGGGACAGGTGGGGTTAACGGGCTATGACCTGCGGGAACCGGACACCAATGTTAGCCTGGGCACTTGGTACCTCAACTATACCCATGAGGAATGGCAGGGCAATTCCATGTTGGCGGTGGCGAGTTATAACGCAGGTCCCGGCAATGTGGCCGACTGGCTCGATCGCTACAGCCTGGAGGATGCCGATCTCTTTGTGGAGGATATCCCCTTTGGTGAGACCCAGGGCTATGTCAAATCAGTGTTTGAAAACTATTGGAATTATCTACGGCTCTATAATCCAGAGATTTCCGACTTAGTGGGCCAATATTCCCCAGATCATGCCAAGATTACGTTGATTCATACCGATCAGTCTGGAAAACCCTAA
- the moaB gene encoding molybdenum cofactor biosynthesis protein B encodes MDHLDHSPPSPTPHPLAIALLTVSDSRTAATDRSGQFLAHQVTQGGYCLREQTLVSDDRYQVRAIVSRWIADPQIQVIITTGGTGPTGRDITPEAVQVLLDKELPGFGELFRWLSYGEIKTATIQSRALGGVANGTYVFCLPGSTAACRLAWEQLIAPQFNPQDSACNLVSLLPRLAES; translated from the coding sequence ATGGATCATCTGGATCATTCCCCCCCATCCCCCACCCCCCACCCGCTGGCCATTGCCCTGTTGACGGTGTCCGATAGTCGCACTGCTGCCACGGATCGATCGGGCCAGTTTCTGGCGCACCAGGTGACCCAAGGGGGCTATTGCCTACGGGAGCAAACCCTGGTCAGTGACGATCGCTATCAGGTGCGGGCGATCGTCTCCCGCTGGATCGCAGACCCCCAGATCCAGGTAATCATCACCACGGGGGGCACCGGGCCAACGGGGCGGGACATTACCCCCGAAGCGGTGCAGGTGTTGCTGGACAAAGAATTACCCGGTTTTGGGGAACTGTTCCGCTGGCTGTCCTATGGGGAGATTAAAACCGCCACCATCCAATCCCGCGCCCTGGGGGGGGTGGCCAATGGCACCTATGTCTTCTGTTTACCGGGTTCCACCGCTGCCTGTCGCCTCGCCTGGGAGCAGTTGATTGCGCCCCAGTTCAACCCCCAAGATTCAGCCTGCAATCTGGTGTCCCTGCTGCCCCGCCTCGCAGAATCCTAG
- the sbcC gene encoding exonuclease subunit SbcC: MIPLHLSLKNFLSYQQVTLDLRGLHTACICGSNGAGKSSLLESITWVLWGQSRAVAEDDVIHGREAEAQVDFIFENHHQTYRVLRSRHRKQTTSLEFQVSQGFDPHSQSHQFRSLTEKGLRSTQQRINQTLKLDYETFVNSAYLRQGRADEFMLKKPSERKQILADLLKLQDYDDLAERAKDKVRDYKAQATVLEQSLALLAQQLATVSTLAEDCAALQATIADLQQQQAQDQQHLQALQQQQQEQQHWRQTLDWQQQQQQRLGQLLAQLDQDLALAEGQRQQLDQILGQGETISQGYDQWQQLQSQEEIWNQRARGYQEASQRLQTLQQQYQEQTHHLHQQRDRLQQQQEQVQQQQASLQQTLQKKVEVAVAVQTLCLARDRLQQLDQLQVQVTPLLQRQTQIQLQLQASRSRHSSRLEQVQGQLQHLDQQKAQWTRLQQELEQIQQRSAALEQRQGYLDQVREKGLERRSFWERLKAHHRDHETQLEELDQKIAQLQEPGMPCPLCDRPLDDQHWEIVQQQQQRDRRDILDLIWVVKDQTAVSEREIQVLRQEYRQVEQELQDYGSVLERRGQLQQQLRAIEELEEQRQALATEAETLAYILSQEEFEPELQQELRHVETTLATLAYDDRTHALARGEVDRWRWGEIRQAEIQSAERQYQQLEDQRPVLATQLHQLQQQEVALAHSPLHQEMAQVRQNLEELDYDLDRHTQLRRSLREAQGWQLRYQELVQAQQTYPQVQERIQSLGQQQQLRQQEQQELQGQLEDLRQRLGMVPDLQGDLDRSQQQIQHRRQHLDQQLAALGRLQQQQRQLETLGQQQQQQHNQLHTCRHQQRVHQELVHAFGKNGIQALLIENLLPQLESEANKILSRLSGNQLHVQFITQRARRNSRNSNDKLIDTLDICIADVRGTRPYETYSGGEAFRVNFAIRLALARLLAQRSGASLQLLVVDEGFGTQDAEGCDRLIAAINAISPDFACILAITHMSQFKEAFQTRIEVTKTGQGSQLSLTV; the protein is encoded by the coding sequence ATGATTCCCCTCCACCTTAGCCTCAAAAATTTTCTCAGTTACCAACAGGTGACCTTAGACCTGCGGGGCTTACACACGGCTTGCATCTGTGGCTCCAATGGGGCGGGCAAGTCATCCCTGCTGGAATCCATTACCTGGGTGCTGTGGGGCCAAAGTCGGGCCGTGGCCGAAGATGATGTCATCCATGGGCGAGAAGCCGAGGCCCAAGTGGATTTCATTTTTGAGAATCATCACCAAACCTACCGGGTCTTGCGCAGTCGCCACCGCAAACAAACCACCAGCCTAGAGTTCCAGGTGTCCCAGGGCTTTGATCCCCACAGCCAAAGCCATCAGTTCCGCAGCTTGACGGAAAAGGGGCTGCGATCGACCCAACAGCGCATTAACCAAACCCTGAAGCTGGACTATGAAACCTTCGTTAACTCCGCCTACCTGCGCCAAGGGCGAGCCGATGAGTTCATGCTGAAGAAACCCAGCGAACGGAAGCAAATTCTGGCGGATTTACTCAAATTACAGGACTATGACGACCTGGCGGAACGGGCTAAGGATAAGGTGCGGGATTACAAGGCTCAAGCCACGGTCTTAGAGCAAAGCCTAGCCCTCCTGGCCCAGCAGTTGGCCACGGTCTCTACCCTGGCGGAGGACTGTGCCGCCCTCCAGGCCACCATTGCCGACCTGCAACAACAGCAGGCCCAGGATCAGCAGCATCTCCAAGCCCTGCAACAGCAGCAACAGGAGCAACAGCACTGGCGACAGACCTTGGACTGGCAACAGCAGCAACAACAGCGCCTTGGACAGCTTTTAGCCCAGTTAGATCAGGATTTGGCCCTAGCCGAGGGACAACGGCAGCAGTTGGACCAGATTCTGGGGCAGGGGGAAACCATCAGCCAGGGCTATGACCAGTGGCAACAGTTGCAGAGCCAGGAGGAAATCTGGAACCAGCGGGCCAGGGGTTACCAAGAGGCCAGCCAACGGCTCCAGACCTTGCAGCAGCAGTACCAGGAGCAGACCCACCATCTGCACCAGCAACGGGATCGCCTCCAGCAGCAACAGGAGCAGGTGCAGCAGCAGCAGGCCAGTTTGCAGCAAACCTTGCAGAAAAAGGTGGAGGTGGCCGTGGCGGTTCAAACCCTGTGTTTGGCCCGCGATCGCCTGCAACAGTTGGATCAGCTCCAGGTGCAGGTTACGCCCCTGCTGCAACGGCAAACCCAGATCCAGTTACAGCTCCAAGCCAGCCGGAGCCGCCACAGTAGCCGCTTAGAACAGGTGCAGGGCCAACTCCAGCATCTGGACCAGCAAAAAGCCCAATGGACCCGGCTCCAGCAGGAATTAGAGCAAATTCAGCAGCGCAGCGCCGCCCTGGAACAGCGCCAGGGCTATTTGGATCAGGTGCGGGAAAAGGGGTTGGAGCGGCGATCGTTCTGGGAGCGGCTCAAGGCCCACCACCGGGACCACGAAACCCAGTTGGAGGAGTTGGATCAGAAAATTGCCCAGTTGCAGGAACCGGGAATGCCCTGTCCGTTGTGCGATCGACCCTTGGACGATCAACACTGGGAGATTGTGCAACAACAACAACAGCGCGATCGCCGGGATATTTTAGACTTGATTTGGGTGGTGAAAGACCAAACAGCGGTTTCTGAACGGGAAATTCAGGTATTGCGCCAAGAATATCGCCAGGTGGAACAGGAGTTACAGGACTATGGGTCCGTCTTGGAGCGGCGGGGCCAACTGCAACAGCAACTGCGGGCCATAGAGGAGCTGGAAGAACAACGGCAGGCGTTGGCAACGGAAGCGGAAACTCTAGCCTATATCCTCAGCCAGGAAGAGTTTGAGCCAGAATTACAGCAAGAACTGCGTCATGTCGAGACTACTTTGGCCACCTTGGCCTATGACGATCGCACCCATGCCCTGGCACGGGGGGAGGTGGATCGGTGGCGCTGGGGGGAAATTCGCCAAGCGGAAATCCAAAGTGCCGAGCGCCAGTACCAGCAGTTGGAGGATCAGCGGCCCGTCTTGGCGACCCAACTGCACCAGCTACAACAGCAGGAAGTCGCCCTGGCCCACAGTCCCCTGCACCAAGAGATGGCCCAAGTGCGCCAGAACCTGGAGGAACTGGACTATGATCTGGATCGCCATACCCAATTGCGGCGATCGCTGCGGGAAGCCCAGGGCTGGCAACTGCGCTATCAGGAACTAGTCCAGGCCCAACAGACCTATCCCCAGGTGCAGGAGCGGATCCAGTCCTTGGGGCAGCAGCAGCAACTGCGGCAACAGGAACAGCAGGAATTACAGGGTCAACTGGAGGATTTGCGCCAACGCCTCGGAATGGTCCCCGATCTCCAGGGGGATCTCGATCGCAGCCAACAGCAGATCCAGCACCGCCGCCAGCATCTGGATCAGCAATTAGCCGCCCTGGGCCGACTGCAACAGCAACAGCGCCAACTGGAAACCCTCGGTCAGCAACAGCAACAGCAGCACAACCAACTGCACACCTGCCGCCACCAACAACGGGTTCACCAGGAATTAGTCCATGCTTTCGGTAAAAACGGCATTCAAGCCCTGTTAATCGAGAATTTGCTGCCTCAGTTGGAAAGTGAGGCCAATAAAATCCTCTCCCGCCTCAGCGGTAACCAACTCCATGTCCAGTTTATTACCCAACGGGCACGGCGCAATAGTCGCAATAGCAATGACAAGCTCATTGATACCCTCGATATCTGCATTGCCGATGTGCGGGGGACTCGGCCCTATGAAACCTATTCGGGGGGGGAGGCGTTTCGGGTCAATTTTGCCATTCGTTTGGCCTTGGCTCGCCTCTTGGCCCAGCGATCGGGGGCATCCCTGCAACTGCTGGTGGTGGATGAGGGCTTTGGTACCCAGGACGCGGAGGGCTGCGATCGTTTGATTGCGGCCATCAATGCCATTTCTCCTGATTTTGCCTGCATTTTGGCCATCACCCACATGTCCCAGTTCAAGGAAGCGTTCCAAACCCGCATTGAGGTCACGAAAACCGGCCAAGGTTCCCAACTCAGTCTCACGGTTTAA
- a CDS encoding RAMP superfamily CRISPR-associated protein, whose product MPPNLQTSPADKPYRFVSLPDRAKKQPVTAGQECFDHQRYTGILSLTLNVETATLVASGIIALGTDVGLKEPLVKTAIQRDRQLLIPGSSLKGVVRSAFEAITASCLGLPQAKTTSKKTLHVASELAKCGAVKVSPEQTLQDKRNSRLCPACRVFGTMGWQGLACFSEAVGTGQVTTSYMPTLKSPQPAYQAYDNGQQQVTGRKFYVSTTETVPENKKNIPTQTAKPGYQFKTSLRVTNLSEQEIGALLLALGLENLDQPWKLRLGSGKPVGFGNLTVQVTEWTALAGEGSPSQTVIDRYRTYAQQPGSLTGEGLRQFQQRCMAAAKQSNYVLGPQLQQLTHILTETNYQPKEQY is encoded by the coding sequence ATGCCCCCAAATCTTCAAACCAGTCCCGCAGATAAGCCCTACCGTTTTGTTAGCTTACCCGATCGGGCCAAAAAACAACCGGTCACGGCTGGGCAAGAATGCTTTGATCACCAACGCTACACAGGTATACTCTCCCTCACCTTAAACGTGGAAACGGCTACTTTGGTAGCTTCAGGAATTATTGCCCTAGGCACTGATGTGGGTCTCAAGGAACCTCTGGTTAAAACAGCAATACAGCGCGATCGCCAGCTTTTAATTCCCGGTAGCTCCCTCAAAGGGGTGGTGCGATCGGCCTTTGAAGCCATTACAGCCAGTTGCCTAGGGTTACCCCAAGCCAAAACAACCAGCAAAAAGACGCTGCACGTTGCCTCAGAGCTAGCCAAGTGTGGCGCAGTCAAGGTTTCTCCAGAACAAACACTACAAGATAAGCGCAACAGTCGTCTCTGTCCGGCCTGTCGGGTCTTTGGAACCATGGGCTGGCAGGGATTAGCCTGTTTTAGTGAAGCGGTGGGCACGGGGCAGGTGACAACCAGCTATATGCCCACATTGAAGTCTCCCCAGCCCGCCTATCAAGCCTATGACAATGGCCAGCAACAGGTGACAGGTCGGAAGTTTTATGTCTCGACCACCGAAACCGTGCCGGAAAATAAAAAGAATATTCCTACCCAAACAGCCAAACCCGGTTATCAGTTCAAAACCAGTTTGAGGGTTACCAACCTCTCGGAACAGGAAATAGGAGCGCTGTTGCTGGCCTTAGGGCTAGAAAATTTGGATCAGCCCTGGAAACTGCGGCTGGGGAGTGGGAAGCCTGTGGGGTTTGGGAATTTGACGGTGCAGGTGACGGAATGGACTGCCCTAGCGGGAGAGGGATCGCCTTCACAGACTGTGATCGATCGCTACCGCACCTATGCCCAGCAACCAGGATCACTGACCGGGGAGGGTTTACGGCAGTTTCAGCAGCGCTGTATGGCCGCCGCCAAACAGTCTAACTATGTCCTCGGCCCACAGTTGCAGCAACTGACGCACATCCTAACTGAAACTAACTATCAACCCAAGGAGCAATACTAA
- a CDS encoding RAMP superfamily CRISPR-associated protein codes for MHNKLVNHCTIELSLSPQGPILIKSGKQGADPTKPDMEFVETYHGGQRCIYLPGSSLKGAIRAHAERIVRTVGGEKPNGAGLGLWANDPLQQAVKKNKAEKIYQFSSFTEQIFGSTEMASRFRVEDAYPVGEVQLEERNGVAIDRVFGSTAGGSLFQFQVCTGGQFKTKIHLKNFSLAQLGLIGLVLRDLEEGWFSLGFAKSRGLGLVSVTLEKATVAYPGCIREERNSEFQLLGNAEKRWEYRTLLGAGEFLTAAEAGEYGFPKPDRQTETPVGAKSMDLGFGVEQVWSGEVLVKTLFGLAVKSWSIVLSEEKAA; via the coding sequence ATGCACAATAAATTAGTGAACCATTGCACGATCGAATTGTCCCTCAGTCCCCAGGGACCGATCCTGATTAAGTCTGGCAAACAGGGGGCAGACCCCACCAAGCCGGACATGGAGTTTGTGGAAACCTACCACGGGGGCCAGCGCTGTATTTATTTACCGGGCAGCAGCCTCAAGGGAGCGATTCGTGCCCATGCCGAGCGGATTGTGCGCACAGTTGGCGGTGAAAAACCGAATGGTGCCGGTTTGGGATTGTGGGCAAATGATCCCCTACAACAAGCGGTTAAAAAAAACAAAGCGGAGAAAATCTATCAGTTCTCTTCTTTTACGGAGCAAATTTTTGGCAGTACGGAGATGGCTAGCCGGTTTCGGGTGGAAGATGCCTACCCGGTGGGGGAGGTGCAACTAGAGGAGCGCAATGGGGTGGCCATCGATCGGGTCTTCGGCTCGACGGCGGGAGGGAGTCTTTTTCAGTTCCAAGTCTGCACCGGGGGCCAATTTAAGACAAAAATCCACCTGAAGAACTTTAGCCTAGCTCAGTTGGGCTTAATCGGCTTGGTGCTGCGGGATTTGGAGGAAGGCTGGTTTAGTTTGGGCTTTGCCAAGTCGCGGGGGTTGGGGTTGGTGTCGGTGACGTTGGAGAAAGCAACGGTGGCCTATCCGGGCTGTATTCGGGAGGAAAGAAACAGCGAGTTTCAGCTTTTGGGGAATGCCGAGAAACGCTGGGAATATCGGACGCTGTTGGGAGCAGGAGAGTTTCTGACGGCGGCTGAAGCCGGGGAGTATGGATTTCCCAAGCCCGATCGCCAAACGGAAACCCCCGTTGGAGCTAAATCGATGGATTTAGGGTTTGGGGTGGAACAGGTCTGGAGCGGAGAGGTACTCGTCAAAACGTTGTTTGGGCTAGCCGTCAAGTCCTGGAGTATAGTTTTGTCAGAGGAGAAAGCGGCATGA